In Deltaproteobacteria bacterium, a genomic segment contains:
- a CDS encoding ornithine carbamoyltransferase, which yields MAFNLRNRNFLKLLDFTPKEIEFLLDLSQDLKRAKYTGTEQPRLTGKNIVLIFEKASTRTRCAFETAAYDQGARVTYLGPSGSQMGKKESMKDTARVLGRMYDGIEYRGFGQEIVEELGRYAGVPVWNGLTNEFHPTQVLADLLTMTEHSDKPLSQIAFAYLGDARNNMGNSLLVGAAKMGMDFRSVAPKGVQPDGELVRKTQKIAEETGARIRITDDLEAGVKDCDFLCTDVWVSMGEPEEVWEQRINLLKPYQVNSETMRLTGNPRVKFMHCLPAFHNRETTVGREIYERFGLDGMEVTEEVFESEASIVFDEAENRVHTIKAVMVATLGL from the coding sequence ATGGCTTTTAATCTGAGAAACCGGAACTTCTTGAAGCTCCTCGACTTCACCCCGAAGGAGATAGAGTTTCTCCTCGATCTCTCGCAGGATCTCAAAAGGGCCAAATACACGGGAACGGAGCAGCCGAGGCTTACGGGGAAAAACATCGTCCTGATCTTTGAAAAGGCTTCGACAAGAACGAGATGTGCCTTCGAGACCGCGGCTTACGATCAGGGAGCAAGGGTGACCTACCTGGGCCCGTCAGGTTCCCAGATGGGCAAGAAGGAATCTATGAAGGATACGGCCAGGGTGCTGGGCAGGATGTACGACGGCATCGAATACAGGGGTTTTGGCCAGGAGATCGTCGAAGAACTCGGGAGATATGCCGGTGTTCCGGTTTGGAACGGGCTGACAAATGAGTTCCATCCCACCCAGGTCCTGGCCGATCTGCTTACTATGACCGAACATTCCGACAAACCCCTGAGCCAGATCGCTTTCGCCTACCTCGGCGATGCCAGGAACAACATGGGGAATTCCCTCTTGGTGGGCGCTGCAAAGATGGGGATGGATTTCCGCTCCGTGGCCCCAAAGGGCGTGCAACCCGACGGGGAACTGGTGAGAAAGACACAGAAGATAGCCGAAGAGACGGGGGCGAGAATACGGATCACCGACGACCTCGAGGCCGGAGTAAAGGACTGCGATTTTCTCTGCACCGATGTCTGGGTCTCCATGGGAGAACCGGAAGAGGTATGGGAGCAAAGGATCAACCTGCTGAAGCCGTACCAGGTGAACAGCGAAACCATGAGGCTGACAGGCAATCCCCGTGTCAAGTTCATGCACTGCCTGCCGGCATTCCACAATCGCGAAACCACGGTCGGCAGGGAGATCTATGAGAGATTCGGCCTCGACGGAATGGAGGTGACCGAAGAGGTCTTTGAATCAGAAGCCTCGATCGTCTTCGACGAAGCCGAAAACAGGGTCCATACCATAAAGGCGGTCATGGTGGCCACACTGGGACTCTAA
- a CDS encoding GTPase: MAENVIIMGAAGRDFHNFNVYFKDNTRYKVVAFTATQIPDIEGRLYPPELAGESYPEGIPIHAEEELAGLIQKHKVDLVAFSYSDVPHVQVMHKASLATANGADFILIGARHTMLASRKPVVSICAVRTGCGKSQTTRHVCKIMTDTGRKVVAVRHPMPYGDLKAQAVQRFSSYEDFEKHHCTIEEREEYEPLVAQGTVVYAGVDYKQILEQAEKEADVVVWDGGNNDTPFFSPDIQIVIFDPHRAGHELLYFPGETNMLMADIAVINKTDSAKPEKVDEVRKNIEKYAPRAQIILAESAVLVDDPDQIRGKRVLVVEDGPTLTHGEMTYGAGVIAAKRYGAAEIVDPRPYITGTIKETFRTYPHIGTLLPAMGYGEQQIHDLELTINRTDCDLVLSATPIDLPKLVSINKPNLRVRYEYSDHGEPTLKEVLLSRLQELTK, translated from the coding sequence ATGGCTGAGAATGTAATCATCATGGGCGCTGCTGGACGCGATTTTCACAACTTCAACGTCTATTTCAAGGACAACACCCGTTACAAGGTCGTTGCTTTTACGGCCACCCAAATTCCAGACATTGAGGGGCGTCTCTACCCGCCAGAGCTGGCTGGAGAATCGTACCCCGAAGGGATACCCATCCACGCCGAAGAAGAGCTTGCCGGGCTCATCCAGAAACACAAGGTGGATCTGGTGGCCTTCTCCTATAGCGATGTACCCCATGTTCAGGTCATGCACAAGGCCTCCCTTGCAACTGCCAACGGCGCCGATTTCATACTCATCGGCGCCCGGCATACTATGCTCGCCTCCAGGAAGCCGGTGGTTTCGATCTGTGCTGTCCGAACAGGATGCGGCAAGTCGCAGACTACTCGCCACGTCTGTAAGATCATGACCGATACCGGCAGAAAGGTCGTCGCCGTCCGCCATCCCATGCCCTATGGGGATCTGAAGGCCCAGGCTGTTCAGCGGTTTTCCAGCTACGAGGATTTTGAAAAACATCACTGCACGATAGAAGAAAGAGAGGAGTACGAACCCCTGGTAGCCCAGGGAACGGTGGTTTATGCCGGGGTTGATTACAAGCAGATACTGGAGCAAGCGGAAAAGGAAGCCGACGTGGTTGTGTGGGACGGTGGAAACAACGACACTCCCTTCTTCTCCCCGGATATTCAAATCGTGATCTTCGATCCCCACAGAGCAGGGCACGAGCTGCTCTATTTCCCAGGTGAAACGAACATGCTCATGGCAGACATAGCCGTGATCAACAAGACCGACAGTGCAAAACCGGAAAAGGTCGATGAGGTCCGAAAGAACATAGAGAAATACGCTCCCCGTGCACAGATCATCCTGGCCGAATCGGCGGTCCTCGTGGACGACCCCGACCAGATCCGGGGCAAGCGTGTCCTGGTAGTGGAAGACGGCCCTACCCTCACCCACGGAGAGATGACCTACGGAGCAGGAGTCATCGCCGCCAAAAGGTATGGAGCAGCCGAAATAGTCGATCCCAGGCCCTACATTACCGGAACCATCAAGGAGACCTTCAGGACCTATCCCCACATCGGCACTCTGTTGCCTGCCATGGGATACGGGGAGCAGCAGATCCATGACCTGGAGCTCACGATCAACCGGACCGACTGCGATCTGGTGCTCTCTGCAACGCCCATTGATCTGCCGAAACTCGTTTCGATCAACAAACCGAATCTCCGAGTGCGTTACGAGTACTCGGATCACGGTGAACCGACACTCAAGGAGGTGCTTCTCAGCCGTTTGCAGGAGCTGACCAAGTAA
- a CDS encoding HAD-IIA family hydrolase, with translation MSARFEGVFFDVDGVLEFQGKVYPGAVELIEFLRRKGVLIRIVTNSTLKSRKSCASGLQAKGFQIGEDEVITASFATAEYLRLLHPRSCWVMLKREGLEEFRDLPHDDRNPEYLVLGDLREDFNFQNMNRALKLLLRGSKFIVMIPETVDNSMGGVELTVGAYGKMLEDAARVKATYIGKPNRYIFDIALATMNVPRDRVVMIGDKILTDILGAKKAGIKSVLVKTGEFKESDLKGHIRPDYVFDSVKDAAGLF, from the coding sequence GTGAGCGCGAGATTTGAAGGGGTCTTCTTCGACGTAGATGGTGTCCTGGAGTTCCAGGGTAAGGTCTATCCCGGTGCCGTCGAATTGATCGAATTCCTCCGCAGGAAGGGCGTCCTCATCCGAATCGTGACAAACAGCACCCTCAAGAGCAGAAAGAGCTGCGCTTCCGGGCTCCAGGCCAAGGGTTTCCAGATCGGTGAAGACGAGGTTATTACGGCCTCTTTTGCCACGGCCGAATACCTCAGGCTCCTCCATCCCAGATCGTGCTGGGTGATGCTGAAAAGGGAAGGCCTCGAAGAATTCAGGGACCTCCCCCACGACGACAGGAATCCGGAATACCTGGTGCTTGGAGACCTCCGGGAGGATTTCAATTTTCAGAACATGAACAGGGCCCTGAAATTGCTGCTCCGGGGTTCCAAGTTCATCGTCATGATACCCGAAACCGTCGACAACAGCATGGGTGGGGTGGAACTTACGGTCGGAGCCTATGGCAAGATGCTCGAAGACGCCGCCCGTGTGAAAGCCACCTACATCGGGAAACCCAACAGATATATCTTCGATATCGCCCTTGCGACGATGAACGTCCCCAGAGACAGGGTCGTCATGATCGGCGACAAGATCCTCACCGACATATTGGGGGCAAAGAAGGCCGGGATAAAATCGGTCCTGGTGAAGACCGGGGAGTTCAAAGAGAGCGATCTGAAGGGCCATATCAGGCCCGATTATGTCTTTGATTCGGTAAAGGACGCTGCAGGACTCTTCTAG
- a CDS encoding acylphosphatase, protein MAEGRRRIRVEGYVQGVFFRATTRQKAQELGITGWVRNRWDGTVEIVAEGEETRLAELTKWCHHGPPGARVTRVLVEEEPYQGEFTDFDIFYG, encoded by the coding sequence GTGGCCGAGGGAAGAAGGCGTATCAGGGTAGAGGGATACGTGCAGGGGGTCTTTTTCCGGGCCACAACGCGCCAGAAAGCCCAGGAGCTCGGAATCACCGGGTGGGTGCGGAACCGGTGGGACGGCACGGTTGAGATTGTGGCAGAAGGAGAGGAAACGCGGCTTGCCGAGCTGACAAAATGGTGTCACCACGGGCCCCCTGGGGCCAGGGTCACCCGAGTCCTGGTGGAAGAGGAACCCTATCAGGGGGAGTTTACCGACTTCGATATCTTTTACGGCTGA
- the arcC gene encoding carbamate kinase → MTNSHAKKEVLLIALGGNALIQRGQEGTAAQQMENLKVPARQIARLSRDYRIIVTHGNGPQVGNILLQQESCDEVPKLPLEILVAQTQGQIGYMIESTLDTALMEIGIDTEQLLVNVITYVVVDQNDPAFDNPSKPIGPVYSEEKAAALPYPTRKTAKGYRRVVASPRPVTVIEKREIRKLVDMDFIVICCGGGGIPVVRQGRAFAGVDAVIDKDLCSAKLAEEVGVDSLIIATDVEGAAINYGKPNQKILRSLTLEDMARFWEEGHFPPGSMGPKVEAAMDFLDKGGKRAVITSIENIEKAVRGEAGTEIVKAPSGQA, encoded by the coding sequence ATGACGAATTCGCACGCTAAGAAGGAAGTTCTTTTGATTGCTCTTGGAGGCAACGCCCTCATCCAGAGAGGACAGGAAGGCACTGCCGCTCAACAGATGGAGAATCTCAAGGTTCCGGCCCGGCAGATCGCCAGGCTTTCCCGAGATTACCGGATCATAGTCACCCACGGCAACGGGCCACAGGTGGGCAATATTCTCCTGCAGCAGGAGTCCTGCGACGAGGTTCCGAAACTGCCTCTGGAGATACTAGTGGCTCAGACCCAGGGACAGATCGGTTACATGATCGAATCGACCCTGGACACGGCACTCATGGAGATCGGAATCGACACCGAACAACTCCTGGTAAACGTAATCACCTATGTCGTCGTAGACCAGAACGACCCGGCCTTCGATAATCCTTCCAAGCCTATCGGCCCCGTCTACTCGGAAGAGAAGGCCGCAGCTCTCCCCTATCCAACACGAAAGACCGCCAAGGGATACCGGCGGGTGGTGGCTTCTCCCAGGCCGGTCACGGTCATAGAAAAACGAGAGATCAGGAAACTCGTCGACATGGACTTCATAGTGATATGTTGTGGAGGAGGGGGTATCCCGGTCGTCCGTCAGGGCCGGGCTTTTGCGGGAGTGGATGCGGTGATCGACAAAGACCTCTGCAGTGCCAAGCTCGCCGAAGAAGTCGGAGTGGACAGTCTCATCATCGCCACCGATGTCGAGGGAGCAGCCATCAATTACGGCAAGCCCAACCAGAAGATCCTCCGCTCCCTGACCCTGGAGGACATGGCCCGGTTTTGGGAAGAAGGCCATTTCCCTCCGGGTTCTATGGGTCCCAAAGTCGAGGCTGCCATGGACTTCCTAGATAAAGGGGGAAAGAGGGCGGTGATCACCTCCATCGAAAACATCGAAAAGGCAGTAAGAGGCGAGGCCGGCACGGAGATCGTCAAGGCCCCTTCCGGGCAGGCGTAG
- the ccsB gene encoding c-type cytochrome biogenesis protein CcsB codes for MHFDFYCLAVLCYACGTISLLVYIISLRELFSRIGSGLLSAGFVLHTVALIFRYYAAGYLPVTNLHESFSFFGWAVVLVYLAVNYKYRIPVMGAFVAPVVLIFSIIGLALPKEILPLHPALKSYWLPFHVIFAFLGDAVFALAFCVGIMYLLQERQIKSKQTGGLLVRLPSLEILDELNYRSLTLGFPLLTVGIVTGSVWASYAWGSYWSWDPKETWSLITWFLYAALLHQRLAIGWRGKKAAMMAIVGFLAVLFTFLGVNLVLSGLHSYSRWS; via the coding sequence ATGCACTTCGACTTCTACTGTCTGGCGGTTCTGTGTTACGCCTGTGGAACCATCAGCCTTCTCGTCTACATCATCTCTTTGAGGGAGCTCTTCTCCAGGATAGGTTCGGGACTCCTCTCTGCCGGTTTCGTCCTCCATACGGTAGCCTTGATATTCCGTTACTATGCGGCAGGCTATCTTCCCGTAACCAATCTCCATGAATCCTTCTCTTTTTTCGGTTGGGCGGTGGTGCTCGTCTATCTTGCCGTCAATTACAAGTATCGGATCCCGGTCATGGGGGCTTTCGTCGCCCCTGTGGTGCTGATCTTCAGCATAATCGGTCTGGCTCTCCCAAAGGAGATACTCCCCCTCCACCCTGCCCTGAAAAGCTACTGGCTTCCCTTCCACGTGATATTCGCATTCCTTGGGGACGCGGTCTTTGCGCTGGCCTTCTGTGTGGGAATCATGTACCTCCTCCAGGAGCGGCAGATAAAGTCCAAACAGACCGGCGGGCTGCTCGTGCGGCTCCCCTCCCTGGAGATTCTCGATGAGCTCAATTACCGGTCTCTAACCCTGGGTTTCCCCCTCCTGACCGTGGGGATCGTCACCGGTTCGGTCTGGGCGAGCTACGCATGGGGTTCCTACTGGAGCTGGGATCCAAAGGAGACATGGTCCCTGATCACGTGGTTCCTCTATGCAGCCCTGCTTCACCAGAGGCTGGCCATCGGATGGCGAGGTAAGAAAGCCGCTATGATGGCTATTGTGGGATTCCTGGCTGTTCTTTTCACCTTTCTCGGCGTGAACCTGGTGCTGAGCGGGCTCCACTCATACAGCCGGTGGAGTTAG
- a CDS encoding CoA activase, with translation MDKRYVGIDVGSISANTVVVDQEGRVLEEHYTRTMGQPLRAVQRVMKELLKRNPKEQIGGIYFTGVGGKLLSELLGGEFINEIIAQARSVERFHPEVRTIIDMGGEDSKMILIEREDGRFRISDFAMNTLCAAGTGSFLDQQASRLGLTIEEFGKLALRSSNPPRIAGRCSVFAKSDMIHLQQIATPDYDIVAGLCYALARNFKSNIGKGRAFTVPISFQGGVAANVGMRRAFLDILGLEEKDLIIPRHFASMGALGAIWVGLDMGIEKPLQGMEGLEDYLAHHQEERKSHRPLVLSAEHLRRVYPIRKDLPRSERIEAYLGLDVGSISTNLVVIDREGNVLAKRYLMTAGRPIEAVRKGLAEMEEEIGDSVDIKGVATTGSGRYLTADFVGADIVRNEITAQATAAVHIDPLVDTIFEIGGQDSKYISLDRGVVVDFEMNKVCAAGTGSFLEEQAERLGISIKEEFGRLALAAREPVRMGERCTVFIESDLVHHQQRGASTEDLVAGLSYSIVENYLNRVVGDRRVGNRIFFQGGTAFNHGVVAAFEGILGKPVTVPPHHDVTGAIGAALLAMKERNWERSQFKGFDLSQRKYEITSFECKGCENLCLIRKVSIEGERPLFYGSRCEKYDVIKRSKGSDLPDLFAERQNLLFAPCPGEEQLPPDAPVIGIPRILTFHEFLPFWRAFFTELGYRVVLSEPSNKELIRKGVETLVAETCFPIKVSHGHVLDLLEKGVKRIFLPSLVSLKSPRPDIPVSTVCPYVQSFPYTVKSSIDFKAFGAEVLHPVIHFGWDRDDLEKELIGFGKVLGRRASQVRRAYVKAEENQARFEEALLRRGREVLGGLGPDQKLKVIIGRPYNTCDPGVNLDLPKKLRDLGELAVPMDFFPLDEMAHREGIKEMYWRYGQRILCAGYLVREDPRLHGIYITNFGCGADSFISHFFRDLAKGKPYLQLEIDEHSADAGAITRCEAFLDSLKNVEAPAEKREKPRSRVRTDRARKIYIPYMCDHAYATAAALRACGVEAEVFPESDDETLVWGRKFTTGKECYPCILTTGDMIKVVKRDDFEPDRAAFFMPSGSGPCRFGQYHRFHRLVLDELGFDNVPIYAPDQDESLYSDFDIIGGRFLRLGWQGIVAVDLLTKKLLETRPYEKNPGETERVYKESVRLITKTIEEQGDLEAALTWARDRFESIETVGSGEKPLIGIVGEIYVRSNRFANENVVDKVEQFGGEAWLAPISEWIHYVNAMGRRRSLKRRHISNVLKIALTEYYQRKDEHRLERIFKGHLRHGEEPSTREVLRKASPYLDDSFEGEAILSIGKTIDFCKKGASGVINVMPFTCMPGTVVGALLKRYREENNNLPILNMAYDGQEQTNSLTRIEAFMHQARQYREQQLIRRKGN, from the coding sequence ATGGACAAGCGGTATGTGGGGATCGATGTCGGCTCGATCAGTGCGAACACCGTGGTTGTCGACCAGGAGGGTAGAGTCCTGGAAGAACACTATACCCGGACCATGGGGCAACCTCTCCGTGCTGTTCAAAGGGTGATGAAGGAGCTCTTGAAGCGGAACCCGAAGGAGCAGATAGGGGGTATCTATTTCACAGGGGTTGGGGGGAAGCTCTTGTCAGAACTCCTGGGTGGTGAATTCATCAACGAGATCATCGCCCAGGCCAGGAGCGTCGAACGTTTTCATCCAGAGGTGCGGACCATCATCGACATGGGGGGTGAAGACTCCAAGATGATCCTCATCGAAAGGGAGGACGGTCGATTCAGGATCAGTGACTTTGCCATGAACACCCTCTGTGCCGCGGGTACCGGATCCTTTCTCGACCAACAGGCGAGCCGTCTCGGGCTGACCATCGAAGAGTTCGGCAAACTCGCCCTTCGGTCCAGTAACCCTCCTCGGATTGCAGGGCGATGCAGCGTGTTTGCCAAATCCGACATGATCCATCTTCAACAGATCGCCACTCCCGACTACGACATAGTGGCAGGCCTCTGTTACGCCCTGGCGCGGAATTTCAAGAGCAATATCGGCAAGGGAAGAGCTTTTACCGTACCCATCAGCTTCCAGGGGGGGGTTGCAGCCAATGTGGGCATGCGCCGAGCCTTCTTGGATATTCTCGGGCTCGAGGAGAAGGATCTGATCATTCCCAGGCACTTCGCCTCTATGGGAGCCCTGGGCGCGATCTGGGTGGGACTTGACATGGGCATAGAGAAGCCGCTCCAGGGGATGGAGGGCCTTGAGGACTACCTGGCTCATCACCAGGAGGAGAGGAAATCCCACAGGCCTCTGGTCCTGTCTGCGGAGCATCTCCGTCGTGTCTATCCGATTAGGAAGGACCTGCCCCGGTCCGAGCGGATCGAGGCCTACCTGGGGCTGGACGTGGGATCGATAAGTACGAACCTCGTGGTTATCGATCGAGAGGGGAACGTGCTGGCCAAGAGGTACCTCATGACCGCGGGTCGTCCCATTGAGGCGGTCAGGAAGGGCCTCGCCGAGATGGAAGAGGAGATCGGAGACAGTGTCGATATCAAGGGGGTGGCCACCACCGGTTCCGGCAGGTATCTGACTGCCGACTTTGTGGGAGCCGACATAGTGAGAAACGAGATCACCGCCCAGGCCACGGCGGCTGTTCACATCGACCCGCTCGTGGATACGATCTTCGAGATCGGAGGCCAGGACTCAAAGTACATCAGCCTCGACAGGGGAGTGGTGGTGGATTTTGAGATGAACAAGGTCTGTGCGGCTGGCACGGGGAGCTTCCTGGAAGAGCAGGCCGAGAGGCTGGGAATTTCAATCAAAGAGGAGTTTGGCCGCCTCGCCCTGGCTGCAAGAGAGCCGGTCCGTATGGGGGAGCGGTGCACGGTCTTTATCGAATCGGACCTGGTCCACCATCAGCAGAGGGGCGCATCGACGGAGGATCTCGTAGCAGGGCTCAGCTATTCTATCGTTGAAAACTACCTCAACCGTGTCGTAGGAGACCGCCGCGTGGGAAACAGGATTTTCTTCCAGGGCGGGACCGCGTTCAACCATGGTGTTGTGGCGGCTTTCGAAGGGATTCTCGGAAAACCCGTCACCGTACCGCCCCATCACGATGTGACGGGGGCGATCGGTGCTGCTCTTCTGGCAATGAAGGAAAGGAACTGGGAGAGGTCTCAGTTCAAGGGTTTCGATCTGAGCCAGAGGAAGTACGAGATCACCAGCTTTGAATGCAAGGGCTGTGAGAACCTCTGCCTGATCCGCAAGGTCAGCATCGAGGGAGAAAGGCCTCTCTTTTACGGTAGTCGCTGTGAGAAGTACGATGTTATCAAACGGAGCAAGGGGAGCGATCTTCCGGATCTCTTCGCCGAGAGGCAGAACCTGCTTTTCGCCCCCTGCCCGGGGGAAGAGCAGCTCCCTCCGGACGCCCCGGTTATCGGCATACCCAGAATCCTGACCTTTCACGAATTCCTGCCCTTCTGGAGGGCCTTCTTCACAGAGCTGGGATATCGCGTGGTATTGAGCGAACCGAGCAACAAGGAACTCATCCGCAAGGGGGTCGAGACGCTGGTTGCGGAGACCTGTTTCCCCATAAAGGTCTCTCACGGCCATGTTCTGGATCTGCTCGAAAAGGGGGTCAAGAGGATTTTTCTCCCGAGCCTGGTGAGCCTGAAGAGCCCGCGGCCGGACATCCCGGTGAGCACAGTCTGCCCCTATGTTCAGAGTTTCCCTTACACGGTCAAGTCGTCGATCGATTTCAAGGCATTCGGGGCGGAGGTCCTCCACCCGGTGATCCACTTCGGCTGGGACAGGGATGACCTGGAGAAAGAGCTCATCGGTTTCGGCAAGGTTCTCGGCCGGCGGGCCTCTCAGGTTCGGAGAGCTTACGTCAAAGCGGAGGAGAACCAGGCCCGGTTTGAAGAGGCACTGCTCCGGAGAGGCCGGGAGGTTCTTGGCGGGCTCGGTCCGGACCAGAAACTGAAGGTGATCATCGGACGCCCTTACAACACCTGTGATCCCGGTGTAAATCTCGACCTCCCCAAGAAGCTGAGGGACCTGGGGGAGCTCGCGGTTCCCATGGATTTCTTCCCTCTGGACGAGATGGCCCACCGAGAGGGCATAAAGGAGATGTACTGGCGTTACGGCCAGAGGATCCTGTGTGCCGGCTACCTTGTCAGGGAGGACCCTCGACTCCACGGTATCTATATCACCAATTTCGGCTGCGGAGCGGACTCGTTCATCAGCCATTTCTTCAGGGATCTGGCCAAGGGTAAGCCCTATCTCCAGTTGGAGATCGACGAGCATTCGGCCGACGCCGGAGCCATTACGCGGTGCGAGGCCTTTCTGGACAGTCTCAAGAATGTCGAGGCTCCGGCGGAAAAGCGGGAGAAACCCCGTTCCAGGGTGAGGACAGATCGAGCCCGCAAGATATACATTCCCTACATGTGTGACCACGCCTATGCCACGGCGGCCGCTCTCAGGGCTTGCGGCGTGGAAGCCGAGGTTTTCCCCGAATCAGATGACGAAACCCTGGTCTGGGGGAGGAAGTTCACCACGGGGAAGGAGTGCTACCCCTGCATCCTGACGACGGGCGACATGATCAAGGTTGTCAAGCGAGACGACTTCGAACCCGACCGGGCCGCCTTCTTCATGCCCTCCGGAAGCGGCCCCTGCAGGTTCGGCCAGTATCACCGGTTTCATCGCCTCGTACTCGACGAACTCGGATTTGACAACGTTCCCATATACGCACCCGATCAGGACGAATCCCTTTATTCGGACTTCGATATCATAGGAGGCAGATTCCTCAGGCTGGGGTGGCAGGGGATAGTTGCCGTCGATCTTCTCACAAAGAAGCTTCTCGAAACGCGGCCTTACGAAAAGAATCCAGGAGAGACCGAACGGGTCTACAAGGAGTCTGTCAGGCTAATCACCAAGACCATCGAGGAACAGGGCGATCTGGAGGCAGCGCTTACGTGGGCCCGTGATCGGTTCGAATCGATCGAGACTGTGGGCTCGGGCGAGAAACCTCTGATCGGGATTGTGGGGGAGATCTATGTCCGGTCGAATCGATTCGCCAATGAGAACGTGGTGGACAAGGTTGAGCAGTTCGGTGGCGAAGCCTGGCTCGCACCGATCTCCGAATGGATACACTATGTCAATGCCATGGGACGGAGGAGGAGCCTCAAGAGAAGACACATCTCCAACGTCTTGAAGATAGCCCTCACCGAGTACTACCAGAGGAAAGATGAGCACCGGTTGGAAAGGATCTTCAAGGGGCACCTGCGTCATGGAGAAGAGCCCTCCACGCGGGAGGTGCTCAGAAAGGCCAGCCCCTACTTGGACGACTCCTTCGAAGGGGAAGCCATTCTCAGCATCGGCAAGACCATCGATTTCTGCAAGAAGGGGGCAAGCGGGGTCATCAACGTCATGCCCTTCACCTGCATGCCGGGAACGGTTGTCGGGGCGTTGCTGAAGCGGTATCGGGAAGAGAACAACAACCTTCCCATCCTCAACATGGCCTATGACGGCCAGGAACAGACCAACAGCCTGACCCGCATCGAGGCCTTCATGCACCAGGCGAGGCAGTACAGGGAGCAGCAGCTCATTCGGAGAAAGGGCAATTGA
- a CDS encoding HAD family phosphatase — translation MTDRQKRGEGVFLLEAVIFDMDGVIADTEPLHARAYIEALGSFGIHVSESEYRKAVTEKGKTMAAWFGELGGDPEQITELYRRKDSIYFPLLRKLGTPRPGLLDLLSQLKESAVPCVLATSSRRVNAEFLLDLFGLRGYFVLVLALEDVSRVKPDPEVFLLALEKIGGEPGRTVVIEDSPKGVLAALAAGIPVVVVPTFSTDRYDFDGAALRVESLEDLSVEKLDALLESQRRGRISA, via the coding sequence TTGACGGACAGACAAAAAAGGGGCGAGGGTGTCTTTCTCCTTGAGGCCGTGATCTTTGACATGGACGGCGTGATTGCCGACACGGAGCCCCTCCACGCACGAGCCTATATAGAGGCCCTTGGAAGCTTTGGGATCCACGTCTCTGAGAGTGAGTATCGAAAGGCGGTTACCGAGAAGGGAAAGACCATGGCAGCCTGGTTCGGCGAACTCGGCGGTGATCCTGAACAAATCACCGAACTTTACAGGCGGAAGGACAGCATCTATTTTCCCCTTCTCAGGAAGCTGGGAACTCCCAGACCGGGCTTGCTGGACTTGCTCTCACAGCTCAAGGAGTCGGCTGTGCCCTGTGTACTTGCTACGAGTTCGAGGAGAGTGAACGCGGAGTTTCTTCTCGATCTGTTCGGGCTGAGAGGCTATTTTGTCCTTGTCCTGGCTCTGGAGGACGTCTCCCGGGTCAAACCCGATCCCGAGGTTTTCCTACTGGCCTTGGAGAAGATAGGAGGTGAGCCTGGAAGAACCGTGGTCATCGAAGATAGCCCGAAGGGTGTCCTGGCTGCCTTGGCTGCCGGTATTCCGGTCGTCGTGGTGCCCACTTTCTCGACCGATCGCTATGACTTCGACGGTGCGGCCCTAAGGGTCGAATCCCTCGAAGACCTATCAGTGGAAAAACTCGACGCCCTCCTCGAATCACAAAGAAGGGGCCGGATCTCGGCTTGA
- a CDS encoding N-acetyltransferase: MRTARVDDVDSILRLVNYYATKGMMLPKTAFKVYKNLQNYFVVERDSSILACASLVVLWRDLAEICSLAVDEKYQRQGIGRKLVQKCMEKAKELNVPKVIVLTYRDEFFEKMGFYAVDKDSFPRKLMWECLECPKLEHCDEQAYVIDLK, translated from the coding sequence ATAAGAACAGCACGAGTGGACGATGTAGATTCGATTCTGAGGCTTGTGAATTACTATGCAACTAAGGGAATGATGCTGCCGAAAACCGCCTTCAAGGTGTACAAGAATCTACAGAACTACTTTGTAGTGGAAAGAGATAGTAGTATATTGGCGTGTGCTTCATTGGTAGTCCTTTGGAGGGATTTGGCGGAGATATGTTCTCTTGCTGTAGATGAAAAATATCAAAGACAGGGGATTGGAAGAAAATTGGTTCAGAAGTGTATGGAAAAGGCAAAGGAGCTTAATGTGCCTAAGGTTATTGTTTTAACCTACCGGGACGAATTCTTCGAAAAGATGGGGTTCTATGCCGTGGACAAGGATTCATTTCCCAGAAAGCTCATGTGGGAGTGCCTCGAATGCCCGAAACTCGAACATTGCGATGAGCAGGCTTACGTGATAGATCTGAAGTGA